CCAGTTTAGCAGATGcaaatgctgctactgcgAATACACTATCTCCAGAATGTTTTAAATACACGTTAGATGTGTTCAGATCAGCTGCTAAGGGCTTACCACGTACTTTATTGTCTATAGAGGGTTCAGAGGAGCAGGGATTCGATGATGCCATATTAGGAGTAGACGAGGATACAGAAGGTAAATCGGCAAATTCAGGAGTAGCAATGGATGCCGATGGGAATCCGAAAACAGAGACTGTGTCAGATATATCAGAGATATTACGGCGCAGACCAGCTATTATTGTTCTTCGAGAGGATCTTGATTATTACTGTTTACCAAATGGACCAAATGTCGATGCAGAGGGAATGAGACAAATTAAGCATAGTTGTGGAGAGGCCATTCTTAATCAACGAAGAATATTTGGCGGTCTACGGAAAGGAGAATCAGAAAACTCACCCGAACATCACCTTATAGCCATGCTATGTTCAAGTGGATTTCAAATCGATGATGACTGGGGGTTCCGGGCAAGAGAACCACATAAAACGGTAGTCAGTAGTCTGGCATTGATCCGGTTGAAGATGGTTGATGAACAGCATCATGAACAATCTCCCGAAACACAGCAAGAGCTGTCCACACCACAAAAATTACTACTGTTTTGGCGCAAGCCAGCAAGAAAATGCTGGTGGGATTCTATTGAGCTGAATGATGTTCCTGGAGTAGACGGGCCGGTTCGTGTACATATTCGAAGGGTATGGACTCTTGAGTTGTCGGTTATTGGAGTGCGATAGCCTTTCCTTagtatttaatttaattgcATTATGATTCTGCGCAAACCTCGCCCAGACTACGACCGGACTAAGATGCCAGTCAATTAATACCTAATACTTATTGCTCATGAGTCAGTCgaaagataagataaaaTAACTTGTTAGATTAGCTTCTATGCGTAGATaagaataaattaatcAGATAATATAAGATAGAGTATAGTAGTAAGCTCTATTTACGTCGTCCAGTAACAAGCATCAAATTCACCTTTGAGCAGTGTAAAGTCTTCCCATTGACAACCTTGGTCTCGCCGGTGATACCCGAGAAGGACTTGACTTTATCTTCCGGCACCCACAACTTAACTCGGAAAGCTCGTGTCACTTTAACTTGATCCAAACCAGCATTCTTAAATGTTTGCACCAATTCATCGGCTTCTAACCCTC
This is a stretch of genomic DNA from Sugiyamaella lignohabitans strain CBS 10342 chromosome C, complete sequence. It encodes these proteins:
- the WHI2 gene encoding Whi2p (Protein required for full activation of the general stress response; required with binding partner Psr1p, possibly through Msn2p dephosphorylation; regulates growth during the diauxic shift; negative regulator of G1 cyclin expression; GO_component: GO:0005575 - cellular_component [Evidence ND]; GO_function: GO:0019211 - phosphatase activator activity [Evidence IMP] [PMID 12090248]; GO_process: GO:0007015 - actin filament organization [Evidence IMP] [PMID 15020461]; GO_process: GO:0007049 - cell cycle [Evidence IEA]; GO_process: GO:0006897 - endocytosis [Evidence IMP] [PMID 15020461]; GO_process: GO:0000422 - mitochondrion degradation [Evidence IMP] [PMID 21429936]; GO_process: GO:0040008 - regulation of growth [Evidence IMP] [PMID 2204680]; GO_process: GO:0009408 - response to heat [Evidence IMP] [PMID 12090248]; GO_process: GO:0009651 - response to salt stress [Evidence IMP] [PMID 12090248]), with the protein product MSIQPSSVITQVSATVPSAALHPFVSYDEQEKSENIQLNLRGVIFNISREELLRLPESILIGITNGALYDQNTIGGASLADANAATANTLSPECFKYTLDVFRSAAKGLPRTLLSIEGSEEQGFDDAILGVDEDTEGKSANSGVAMDADGNPKTETVSDISEILRRRPAIIVLREDLDYYCLPNGPNVDAEGMRQIKHSCGEAILNQRRIFGGLRKGESENSPEHHLIAMLCSSGFQIDDDWGFRAREPHKTVVSSLALIRLKMVDEQHHEQSPETQQELSTPQKLLLFWRKPARKCWWDSIELNDVPGVDGPVRVHIRRVWTLELSVIGVR